One window of the Rosa rugosa chromosome 3, drRosRugo1.1, whole genome shotgun sequence genome contains the following:
- the LOC133735265 gene encoding 25.3 kDa vesicle transport protein SEC22-1-like isoform X2, with protein MSFQFSSMMFIFCISIPNNTGFLFFSVYGYVINGCMTLQVNNFVRLSVGSFSTCKTIYAFIKFDTFIQRTKKLYQDTCTQRTISKLNNELYEVHQIMTCNIQEVLGVGEKLDYKARDLNQHALIRKWAPVAMLCRC; from the exons ATGAGCTTTCAATTCAGTTCAATGATGTTTATATTCTGTATTTCAATACCAAATAATactggttttcttttcttttctgtgtaTGGATATGTGATCAATGGATGTATGACACTGCAAGTTAATAACTTCGTCAGGCTTTCA GTAGGGAGTTTTAGCACCTGCAAGACCATATATGCTTTTATTAAATTTG ATACATTCATACAGAGAACCAAGAAATTGTACCAGGACACTTGTACTCAGCGGACTATTTCAAAGTTGAATAATGAACTCTATGAAGTCCACCAAATAATGACTTGCAATATTCAGGAAGTTCTTGGCGTCGGTGAAAAGTTGGACT ATAAGGCGAGAGACTTGAATCAACAT GCTCTGATCCGTAAGTGGGCTCCTGTTGCCATGCTCTGCAGGTGCTAA
- the LOC133735265 gene encoding 25.3 kDa vesicle transport protein SEC22-1-like isoform X3: protein MSFQFSSMMFIFCISIPNNTGFLFFSVYGYVINGCMTLQVNNFVRLSVGSFSTCKTIYAFIKFDTFIQRTKKLYQDTCTQRTISKLNNELYEVHQIMTCNIQEVLGVGEKLDCSDP, encoded by the exons ATGAGCTTTCAATTCAGTTCAATGATGTTTATATTCTGTATTTCAATACCAAATAATactggttttcttttcttttctgtgtaTGGATATGTGATCAATGGATGTATGACACTGCAAGTTAATAACTTCGTCAGGCTTTCA GTAGGGAGTTTTAGCACCTGCAAGACCATATATGCTTTTATTAAATTTG ATACATTCATACAGAGAACCAAGAAATTGTACCAGGACACTTGTACTCAGCGGACTATTTCAAAGTTGAATAATGAACTCTATGAAGTCCACCAAATAATGACTTGCAATATTCAGGAAGTTCTTGGCGTCGGTGAAAAGTTGGACT GCTCTGATCCGTAA
- the LOC133735265 gene encoding 25.3 kDa vesicle transport protein SEC22-1-like isoform X1 encodes MSFQFSSMMFIFCISIPNNTGFLFFSVYGYVINGCMTLQVNNFVRLSVGSFSTCKTIYAFIKFDTFIQRTKKLYQDTCTQRTISKLNNELYEVHQIMTCNIQEVLGVGEKLDSFLFFVQFSLFQSCICFNEENFSNLL; translated from the exons ATGAGCTTTCAATTCAGTTCAATGATGTTTATATTCTGTATTTCAATACCAAATAATactggttttcttttcttttctgtgtaTGGATATGTGATCAATGGATGTATGACACTGCAAGTTAATAACTTCGTCAGGCTTTCA GTAGGGAGTTTTAGCACCTGCAAGACCATATATGCTTTTATTAAATTTG ATACATTCATACAGAGAACCAAGAAATTGTACCAGGACACTTGTACTCAGCGGACTATTTCAAAGTTGAATAATGAACTCTATGAAGTCCACCAAATAATGACTTGCAATATTCAGGAAGTTCTTGGCGTCGGTGAAAAGTTGGACT CTTTCTTGTTTTTTGTACAATTTAGTCTCTTTCAGAGCTGTATTTGTTTCAATGAGGAAAATTTCTCCAATCTGCTATGA